In one window of Deltaproteobacteria bacterium DNA:
- a CDS encoding SDR family oxidoreductase, with protein MKRFADRVVIVTGAGRGMGRACGIMFAEEGAAVAFVDARREGIEEAVAEVRDRGAKALALVCDVTKSLEIQRAVDAVLAEFGTVDVLVNNAGVLRTTTPLEEIAEEEWDLIMGVNLKGVFLFSRAVLPIMREKGHGKIVNISSSAGRSTSELGGAHYTASKAGVLGLTRHAAREYGPFGINVNSVCPGLVETPMIREEASQERLDHWLKQIPLRRFADPREEAELVLFLASEQANYITGATIDFNGGSLLL; from the coding sequence ATGAAACGATTTGCGGACAGAGTCGTGATTGTCACCGGGGCGGGTCGCGGCATGGGGCGGGCCTGTGGAATCATGTTCGCAGAGGAAGGCGCGGCTGTCGCCTTTGTGGATGCGAGAAGAGAGGGCATCGAGGAGGCCGTCGCAGAGGTCCGTGACAGAGGAGCAAAGGCTCTGGCCCTGGTGTGCGACGTCACCAAATCCCTTGAGATCCAGCGTGCGGTGGATGCTGTTTTGGCAGAGTTCGGCACGGTGGACGTCCTTGTAAACAATGCGGGAGTCCTTCGGACCACGACGCCTCTGGAGGAGATCGCAGAGGAGGAGTGGGACCTCATCATGGGGGTGAATCTCAAGGGTGTCTTTCTGTTTTCCAGAGCGGTGCTTCCCATCATGAGGGAGAAGGGGCATGGGAAAATCGTCAACATCTCGTCTTCGGCAGGCCGGAGCACCAGCGAGCTGGGAGGCGCCCACTACACTGCATCCAAGGCCGGTGTTCTCGGCTTGACCCGCCATGCAGCCAGAGAATACGGGCCTTTTGGGATCAACGTCAACTCGGTCTGTCCCGGGTTGGTGGAGACCCCGATGATTCGAGAAGAGGCAAGCCAAGAACGACTGGACCACTGGCTCAAACAGATCCCGCTGCGCAGGTTTGCCGATCCCAGGGAGGAAGCGGAGCTGGTTCTTTTTCTGGCCTCGGAACAGGCCAACTATATCACGGGGGCCACCATAGACTTCAATGGGGGAAGCCTCCTCCTTTAG
- a CDS encoding trimethylamine methyltransferase family protein, producing MVPAGRVDRPRFRILSSKKLEELHQASIRILEKTGVTVGSEEAVGLLADSGARVSDGNRIRIPGSLVEETLKTAPKEITLYTRQGTPYIHLDGRHTYFGAIPDCPDLLDPYGGARRPCYAEDTGSLVRLIDYLPNITWVLTAGWAKGIPGEISDKVSLVQAVLNTSKPVGSCINDVSSLKSMVEICSIVSGSLETLKARPFFYSTVEPVTPLVHGREALEKSLLCAELGIPNVIYSMPMAGATSPATFAGTLAIANAEILSHLAVVQLKNPGAPVIYGAMPNIMDMRTSIYPYGTPELNLLNACLTELCHYHGLPMWGTAGCTDAKVIGAQAGAELMFQCLASLLSGADLVHDTGLMDHATMISPELIVLMDEIIDMVKVFMEGIEISEKTLAADLIDSVGPGGSFIAEDHTLEHFRSFWVPTVLDRTRLAPESGGKGIAHCEDLIRERTKKILESHRPEPLPDELVREIKKVEKSWFDGLGLPHEYPTG from the coding sequence ATGGTTCCGGCAGGCCGTGTGGATCGACCACGATTTCGGATCCTCTCTTCAAAAAAGCTTGAAGAGCTGCATCAGGCGTCGATCCGTATACTCGAAAAGACAGGGGTCACCGTGGGTTCCGAGGAAGCGGTGGGCCTTCTGGCGGATAGTGGTGCCAGGGTATCGGACGGCAATAGAATCCGGATTCCCGGTTCTCTCGTCGAAGAGACACTGAAGACCGCACCCAAGGAAATCACCCTCTACACCCGCCAAGGGACTCCGTACATCCATCTTGACGGCAGGCACACCTATTTCGGGGCCATCCCCGATTGCCCTGATCTTCTCGATCCTTACGGGGGGGCACGGAGACCCTGTTATGCCGAGGACACGGGATCCCTGGTGCGGCTTATCGACTATCTGCCGAACATAACCTGGGTTCTCACGGCCGGGTGGGCCAAGGGGATTCCAGGAGAGATTTCAGACAAGGTCTCGCTCGTTCAGGCTGTTCTCAATACGTCCAAGCCCGTGGGATCGTGTATCAATGACGTATCGAGCCTGAAGTCGATGGTGGAGATCTGTTCCATCGTCTCCGGGAGCCTGGAGACTTTGAAGGCCCGGCCGTTTTTCTACAGTACGGTCGAGCCGGTGACGCCACTCGTCCACGGGAGAGAGGCCCTTGAGAAGAGCCTGCTTTGCGCGGAGCTTGGGATTCCCAACGTGATCTATTCCATGCCCATGGCAGGAGCGACCAGTCCCGCAACCTTTGCGGGAACGCTGGCCATTGCCAATGCTGAGATCCTGAGCCATTTGGCCGTGGTCCAACTCAAGAACCCCGGGGCTCCCGTAATATACGGTGCCATGCCTAACATAATGGACATGAGAACCTCCATCTATCCCTACGGGACGCCGGAGTTGAACCTTCTCAATGCGTGTCTCACGGAGCTGTGCCACTATCACGGACTTCCCATGTGGGGCACGGCGGGATGTACGGATGCTAAGGTCATAGGGGCCCAGGCCGGAGCAGAGCTGATGTTTCAGTGTCTGGCATCGCTCCTTTCAGGGGCGGATCTCGTCCATGATACGGGGCTCATGGATCACGCCACCATGATATCTCCGGAGCTGATCGTTTTGATGGATGAGATCATCGATATGGTAAAGGTGTTCATGGAGGGAATCGAAATCAGTGAGAAGACGCTGGCCGCGGACCTGATCGATTCCGTGGGTCCCGGGGGAAGTTTCATCGCCGAGGACCATACCCTGGAACACTTCCGGAGTTTCTGGGTCCCTACGGTGTTGGATCGGACCCGGCTGGCGCCTGAATCCGGCGGGAAAGGGATCGCGCATTGCGAGGATCTCATCAGGGAGAGGACAAAGAAGATTCTCGAGAGCCATAGGCCCGAACCCCTACCCGACGAGCTGGTCAGGGAGATCAAGAAGGTGGAGAAGTCATGGTTTGACGGGTTGGGGCTGCCCCATGAATATCCGACAGGTTGA
- a CDS encoding mandelate racemase/muconate lactonizing enzyme family protein: MKIRDLRSTILSVPFAKPTFWPYGRWDGITVAVVEIETDTGIVGIGESVCLQSPAESVKGYLDGAKPLLVGEDPFDTERIGRKLEGLGGWAFARHFAGYFLGGIDMALWDIIGKACGQPLYKLLGGKVRDRAACFKFIHHDEPRVMAADAEEAVAQGYGTIYCKYTTVDHLKEAIAAMREAIGDEPRLWVDFNGTLSPGFAVRFLREMERYRIDIAEQPVLPSNLDGMAYVRNSVSSQILAHESSWTLGEAMNVVKRGAADIISVEPRMTWGILATKKAAAIAEAAGMAVIMHSAAELGVATAAFLHVIASTPNFILANQCMYDWFDDDYIKGGKLRFEKGCLPVPHGPGLGVELDRDKMAQYNEKYKEVGSFPIFGARPEELPTAPTPLWPAY, encoded by the coding sequence ATGAAGATTAGGGATCTGAGGAGCACCATTCTTTCTGTTCCCTTTGCAAAGCCGACCTTCTGGCCCTACGGCCGGTGGGATGGGATCACCGTGGCCGTGGTCGAAATCGAGACGGACACGGGGATTGTCGGAATCGGGGAGAGCGTATGCCTCCAGAGTCCTGCCGAATCCGTCAAGGGATACCTCGACGGAGCGAAGCCTCTTCTCGTGGGAGAGGACCCTTTTGACACGGAGCGGATCGGCAGGAAGTTGGAAGGACTGGGAGGTTGGGCTTTTGCCCGGCATTTTGCCGGATACTTCCTCGGGGGGATCGATATGGCGCTCTGGGATATCATCGGCAAAGCCTGCGGCCAGCCCCTGTACAAGCTGTTGGGCGGGAAGGTTCGGGACCGGGCCGCCTGCTTCAAGTTCATTCACCACGACGAGCCCCGTGTGATGGCGGCGGACGCAGAAGAGGCGGTTGCCCAGGGGTATGGGACGATCTATTGCAAATACACGACCGTTGATCATCTTAAAGAGGCCATAGCAGCCATGAGGGAGGCCATCGGCGACGAACCGAGGTTGTGGGTGGATTTCAATGGAACCCTCTCTCCGGGTTTTGCTGTCAGGTTTCTTCGAGAGATGGAGAGATACCGGATCGACATAGCCGAACAACCGGTCTTGCCGTCGAATCTGGACGGGATGGCCTATGTCAGGAATTCGGTCTCGTCTCAGATTCTCGCCCATGAGAGTTCCTGGACATTGGGTGAGGCTATGAATGTGGTAAAACGGGGTGCTGCCGACATTATCAGCGTCGAACCTCGGATGACATGGGGAATCCTGGCGACCAAGAAGGCGGCGGCCATAGCCGAGGCAGCGGGGATGGCGGTGATCATGCATTCGGCGGCGGAGCTGGGTGTGGCAACGGCGGCTTTTCTCCATGTCATCGCATCTACTCCGAATTTTATTCTGGCTAATCAATGCATGTACGACTGGTTTGACGACGACTATATCAAAGGGGGGAAGTTGCGGTTCGAGAAGGGATGCCTCCCGGTCCCCCATGGTCCTGGTTTGGGGGTCGAGCTGGATCGCGACAAGATGGCTCAGTACAACGAGAAATACAAAGAGGTTGGCTCGTTTCCGATCTTCGGGGCCAGGCCCGAGGAGTTGCCAACCGCTCCTACGCCGCTCTGGCCCGCCTACTGA